The window CAATTGGCCAAGCCAATTCCTAGTTCCTTGGTTGAAAATATTCCACCAAGTCATCCAATTTTATCCATGCCATCTGCTCACAGTCTAACGTCTACACTAAAAAGTCATAGTTTTCAGGATAAACATTCACTGTATTCCTGAAACATCGACTAACATTACAAGCAAAATCTTCCTCCTGTAATCAGCCAAATGCCACACTGAAAGATCCTCTTTTGGCGTGTTTCGTGTCTTAAACCTCATATATTTGAGTTTAGATCGTGGCAGTGTAGAACCATTTCTCTTGGTTTTCAAAGAAGCACATGCAGCAGCAATGATGTGAATGTTATCATCTTGAGTCGGAAGGTAGAAATATCCATTAAAAAGCATGGCTTCCCTGAACAAAACATCAAAATCCAATACACAAATCTCTGGTAAAATTACCGACCAGCATATAGATAGATGTCTGCTCCAAAGGAGATCGCGAAAGCACTAATTTGATtgtggtatatatatatatatatatatatatatatatatatatatatatatactatagtTCGTAGGTANgtatatatatatatatatatatatatatatatatatatatatatccaatGTTCTAGGGAGAGGTACCTTGGCTCCAAGAGAAATTAAGGATTCAACAGATGGTAATCTGCATCTTGAGATATAGGTTTTACTACAATCAACCAATCCTGGAAAGATCCCAAAAGCATATCGGAAAAGCCTCAAGACAGCTTGAGGTTTCCAAGTTTTTCCTCAAGTAGTCTTTTAGCAACTTCTGAAGAATTAATCTCGCTTGTTGCTGAGACATCACAACCCATGCAAATCAGTCCGAAGGCAGTCTCTCGGACATCATCTCTGGGAATGTGATTAGGCGTTCCGTTTGTATCATCCTCTATACCTTCATGTCTAggcttcttcttttccttttttatagCCATTGTACACATTCAACTCGAGCATTCTTACATAATTTCATCCGATAAGGGAAGCCACACAGCCTTGTATACCACTGCCGAGAATCCAACTCGGTGTGGAGGTTGAAACAGTACCCGAAAAATGGGCTGAATTGACAGTTAACTAAGGTCTTTTTGCTGTTGTGTTTTCGTTAAGAAAATAGGGTGTTTTCGACGAGCTGTTTCCAGCAAACTCACTTCTAACCGTTTATGGAAAATCAGATAGAAAACGAAACTACCGCTTgctaaatttgaattaaagaaGTTGTGCAATTTGTTATTGACTAAGCAAGCTTGCGTGAGTGTTTTGGTGATGGAGGTGGCAAATTTGGTAACAGTGAGGGGAGGACAATTGTAACTTAATTCGATTCCTTGTCCAGTGCCcaattatttacttataaagcttcttctttctctGGTACATCAATCATTAAGATAATTCAAAATAACACGTGCGATGTCATTGAGCCACACCATTTTGTTGTTATAATCCGTCAGAGGAGATGGACGAGGTGGCTCTTTCGTGAACCTATATTCACATTTCTTCGACATCTTCAGTGCATCGTTCACCTGTTTCTGCATCCCCTTATACTCCATCTTGTCGGATAACCTATAAGCAATCTTTAATTTGCCCAGAGTTACATTATAGTCACTGAGGCAATCCGAAAGGTGACTCTTTGTCACTTCATCTTTTTCATTATTGAAGAGCTCCTGCACAAGGTGCTCGTTCAATCGTGCTTGCGCGGTTGCTAAGAGTATGGAAATGACAGCGAGTTTTTGCACGTTTGCTTCTTTGATTCTCGACTGTTTTCCGAGAGTAGTTTTGCAGAAGCCTGGGTTTAGTGTTTCATCGCACATCCCATTAAGGAAATTGCTGGTGATAGCGGATGAGGGGTAGGACAGATGCCAAAGCCAAACCATGGCCATGAGAGGAAGCAGGAAAGCTGCATTGTGGGCTGACATTTGCTTTGTTTGCTCAGTTTGATGACAGGAATGTGGGGGAGAGCTTGgttttcaacttatttataGTTGAATCGGTCGGTTTTCTTGCTAAATCATTACGTATCGAAAGAGCTCAATAGGGTCATGCTGCCAGTACTTGCCTGATATCATGGCCACCACAAATTTCATATGAATGCATGCTACAAGAGGGTAAAGAGGATTAACTTAGCTCCTCCATTGAATTATGGCCAAACAACTCAAGTTTGTTAAAAGTCATGAGTAAACTAATTGATGACAATTCTTTTACTAATAAAACTTGGTTGGgattaatttcattaatgtATACAATTATTGAGTATATCTCCATGATTTGGTACTTTAACTGTTTATATAATTTgcacatttaaaaaatatacaacCAAGAACATTAACATTCGCCATGTCATTGAACCACAACATTTTCTGGTTATTATCAGTTGAAGGAGATGAGCGAGAAGACTTTTTCTTGAACCCATCTTCACATTTCTTTGTCATCTTCTTCACCTCCTCCTTTTTATGACAAATTATCCGACATGGAGCTTGATGTTTCTTTGGAAGCAAGGCTTGCTTCTAGAAAGAGACTATAAGACGTAGTCCAAAGTTCTTTTGCAAGCTTGATATTGTGTGAAAGAGCCGAAGAGTTCAAGGTCCTACCTTTTCCACCAAAAAAGTATACCCCAGATGCTTCCTGAAATAAACAAAGAGCTAAAATCAATACGTTCGCTATATCATCAgatgttattgaaattttttcccAAGAAATAGCACTTTATTTTATCACACAAGAAGGAAGGTTTGTTACTTGAACTGAGTTGCAAACTTCAGCATGGGGTTAATAATGTAAGTAATTCATCCTTTGTGAATGACTAGTTGATGCTTAAGACTTGCGTGAGAAGAAACTATAGTCATCTGTCATCTTATAAAACTTACTGGTGGAGCAAGGGCTGCATCAAGAATAGAACTGACGCCATTCTCAGGTGACTGCAGAAGGCCCAAAAGCTTCAAAACTTCAAATGCCAATTGAGAAAGACGAGAAGGGACTTCCCTCATGATGTTGGTCTTTACTACTCCAGGATCGGCAGCACTTCAAAAGCAAATCAAACCAGATTATATTACATAAAGTGAAGCAGAAACATGCTAATAGAAATGTCTTTTATGAAGCATAATAAATATGCTGTTATATAACTGAAGGAGCTATGAAATCcatcaaaaaagaaatgaaaagagatAAATAGTGTAATAAAACTTGCTTAAAACATACGTAACAGAGACATGACAAGGTTTATCCATCAAACCAAGTTGTTGGTGGAGCTCATATGAGAAGAGAAGCAGGTATACTGTtgaaacaaaatgaaatgTCATTGATAGAATGGAGATGAAAGGTAATTGCAATAATAATCTATGATGCATGCCTTACATTTTGAATACTCATAGATACGAGCAAATGGATATTGTCCTGATCTCAAGAAACATGCCCCAGAAACAGATTCCTGGTCAACCTGTACATCAAAAACTAAAGCAAAGCGCTCTAATACAGTTATTTGTGGCAAATATCTCTTAAGGATTTCATGGTAAGGTGCAATCACAATCTTCCAAACTTAACTGAAATTGCTGCTGAATCCTAATGGTGCAGACTGTATTAATAGTGggggaaaataaaaaataataataaaagaaaaaaggcacCATCTGGAGGAAATATGTTGAGTTTTTACCAGTGCACTATCATCACCTGTTGTTCATACTGCCAAATAATGTCAAGCAAGTAGGCTATTAACATAAACATTTTTGCAACAAAGATTTCAGGGAAGAGATGCTcaggttcttttttttttttttctatttctgcCATAATAATCTTTCATACACAACATCTAGAAAGATACTCACCATTTCGATGTGTAAAGGATGTGACATTTACTATCCGAGAAGGAACAGGGCTTCTTTTAAGAAGAGGTAGTAGAAATGTGGTCAGACAAAATGCCCCTATGTAATTTGTACCCAACATCCTGAGATACACGAGTGAACTTGTAAGAAGGAAGTCGATGTTTTTATGTGAGGACAGAAAGGGACAAAGTGACAAGAAGCAAAACAATGCAAAGGACAGGAAAACGAATTGAACAATCAATTGCACATTTTATGGGGTCTGCTTCCCATAACAGAAAACCGGCAAGTATGAAAAATTACATAGATTATTCAAAATTGACAGCAAATTGACGTTAGCCTGCAATAAAAAGTAGTAAGAAGTTTTAGGTTAAGTTCAAATTTTACTCAAAGAACTGCAGCATGTTGAACCTTTTGCAACTTGGCAGATACGTTACACACATAGCCCAACtggaaaagaatattataAACTCGTACCAGTATTCAGCATGAAAGATAGAGCAAGTAATTACTGATCATAGCCTTCAGGTGTGAATCGCGATGATGTTGCCAGTATCCCAGCATTATTGATCAAGAGCTGGACAGAAGAATGCATTTTGCAATCCAAAAGCCACTGCTGAAGTGAGCCTTTAAACTCCAAAATTGAATGGAATGATGACAGATCAACCTGAAAAGCTTTGACACGGGCATCCTCATTCTGGGTTTTTACGTCTGTCATAATCTATAAACAACCAGAATTAAAAATCGTAAAACATAAAATGAGGGGCCACATACAACAATAAACTTATTGCATATATGATGTACCTTTGATAACGAATGGGATGATCGTCCAACTGCagaaaaaaacataaatgtTAGCAGTGAAACTGAAAGAACAGTCACTGGGTAGTTACTTAGCAATGACAACAAGCAAACTCAGAATAAAGGCAACAAATAATGATACAAGTTGTCAGCAGAATACCAAGAACAACGTAGAAACCTTCCCGTGAAAGAGCGTGTGCAGCCGCAGCTCCCAGTCCGGATGTAGCCTGCAGCAATGAcacaatgaaagaaaaagggaaaaaaattacTACAAACTGATAATCCAGGCCAGGGTGAGATTTATATGTGATGAAGATAAAGATGACTGACGCCAGTAATGACGCAAACAGGTCTCAGAGACGGAGAGATTGGAGGATGGCATCGTGGGTAGGATTGAGCTTTACGAGAAAAGAGCCTGTTGGTGTATAACTGCAAGTAGGAGGCCAAGAGCGAGATGGTCCAAAGCACTCCCATTCTCCAAAATTCAACGGACAAAACAAAACGGAGAGCTTCCTTCAACTCCTTTATCATAGTTTCCATCAAAAAAGATACTACTGGTTCAAGTACAGCTAGTAGAATAGAGAATAGAGAAGAGAGAGTTCCTTAGAGACAAATGGACGAACACGTTGTACGCTAGTAACAAAAATGATCATGTGTTCATCGACCTTAGGCCAAAATGGCAACTTCAGATTTCTTCAGGAAAAGAGTTGGTTTGTGGGTCAATCTATCAGATTGATATAGacgaaaaagaaagaaaacccaCACTTCTTTCTTTCTGAAGTTCCGAGGAATACGATAGTCagtttgaaaaagaaatattttttaatttttaacacatttttatattaaaacttttaaaaaaatgtaatataaatactcaatactttttaatataaaaaattataaaaataaaaatattaaaaatctaaaaaaaaaaaaagtcattttGGAGAATTCTGAAaaagtatataaataaatgaaacatTTTGGCTTCAACTGCCGACAAAGAGACACGGAAAATGAGCTTTACAAAATTTATAAAGTGAAATTCACAGTgacccttttttatttttttaacattagCGGTAGTATTAAGATTTCAAATTAAAGAGTCCAACCTGACAAATTTATACAcgaaaattttacaaattctAACGCCAAAATTACTTCTCAAAACATTCAAATTGATTCAATTCTCCGCAATCTTACTCACATATTACGACActaacttttttttcctttacatGCAAATGCAGAGCATCTTCCTCCCAAAAACACCTCAAACCCTTGCACAtccaataataataataataataataaaatattacaaagcaagggttaaaaattatttaaattacgAATTTCTCCACCTTCTTCCCTATACAAGCATTTACATGGATTGCTGGAAGAAGAAACTAGAGTCGGGGAAGGCattgatgaaatttgaaaCAAGCTGTGACGATAAAGCCTGTCCTTGAATAAGAGCATGCTGGTATCTCCCTATCAATGATAAGATGATTCTCTGTTCATCAACTTCTTCCAAAGTACCTGTCGCGACACCATCATAACaacaaatatattcatactcCAACAAGATGTTGTCTGCTCAACATATCTAAGCAAATTAGCCAACATTGAATCTATGGATTAGTTATAAGGAAACAAAATACTATATCCATTCCTGTCATTACTAGACTGCAAATGACTTTGTACAAGAATGATTACCGAAATGTAAGTAAGCATTTTATAGAGAACAGTTCATCCCCAGGCTTACCCAACTCAATCTCAAGGTCTTCATCTTCCACATCCCCTTCAACGATATCATTCTCCAAGGCAGAAGCTGCTTGTGCATACCTTTCCAGAAACTGTTCTTCAGTTTCTTCAAGTTCACTCTCAGATTCCTGATCCAAGAAATGAAAACATATTATCGCTTTCAGAACAATGTAtcaatggaagaagaagacaacaatttattttgaagGCCAAATAGTTTAGTCCTCCCAAAAAACAACTATAGTTCAAAGGCAGAAAGCTGAATTCCTTTAAAAGTCTAACATTCCAGCTCTATATGCCATTTCATCTTCCCGTCATCAACTAGATTGTGATAAACAGAATCATTGTACAAACCAAACAAGATCTACATATTTTAAGAGTTGGACCTCATCATCGTCTTGgatttcttcatcatcatcatcgttATCATCATCTTCAGATTCTCCATCATTTTGTTCATCTTCCATTTCTTCATCCAGCCCTTTCAATTGTACAGATGTCTCAATCAGTGAATTAAAGCAATCTCGCAACAAGCCATCACTTGGATTACCTACTCCCAACAACCTCTCTATCATCTTTGCCAGTGTCATCACTGAGAATAAAAAACCATAAGTTGTGCTGTCAGTTATTTTACTGGGAGCAAAAGGAAAAGGAGTGGTGGGAAAAGATTTTAGTAGGGAGGAGGAGGTGCTGGTTGAGGGcaacaaatatttttctattgacATGAAAAGTTAGACATACCACTTCTCCATCAGATTAGAGTTAAGCAACAAAAAAGCTGATCAACAACTATATAGATCATATtcacatataaatataaacaaacTCCGCATTTATCCAAGTTCTACAAGAGCCATAAAGTAGGTACTTACCCATCAACTTTATCTCTGACTTTGCTGACAGACCAAGTTCAGAAGAGCACAAAGCCAGTGCAGATGCCCACATTGCAAAGCCTCCATCTCCCTCCTTCTCCAATATTGCCTCCACGGTATCAGGATAATATAAATAGCATGATGCAATAGCAAGCAAGAGAGGCTTCCATAGTGAACATGGCTTGCTTCTTACTCCTCTGAAACGAGAAAATGCTGCCCGACTGAAGACAACTGCTAATGATTGCTTCACACCTTCTGTTTCACATGAATAATTTGGGACGTGTAATAGTATGTGAACACAAGAGCAAGCTCTCCATGTTGCAGACGGGTATTGTAAAATGGCCTCACTGACAAATGAACTTATTGCTTCAGTGATGGATCTTTGTGGCACAGGTGGAGCAGGAGCAGGTGGCATCTGTCTAACAATAAAATTCTCTAGTCTATATTTACTGTGCAAACTAACAACTTCCTTGATGCAGTCAAAGACAGACATATCTTCTGATTCTTCCCAAGCATGCCAGTCTGAAATCAAGTCAGCCCAAACTACTAGTAATTCTGATAGTTTAAGCTCTACAATTACATGGCTTCCAGTAACAGAGCGTATAATGGACTGCAGCAATGTCGATGAATGATCTATGCATGATGGAGGGGGAGATGCCTCAGCTTCCTGATCATTGCAACAATTTAAGGATAAAGGAAATATGCAatgaatttaacaaaattaacaaGTTAACCATCTAACTTTTAGTAGCAGTATATTGTAATTTGATGAATAAAAGCATAAAGCAGAGCAATGCATATATTTTCAAGTTTGAAGCAGAGGAGGAAAATGTTTTTAAGTCAATGCCAAATTAAAACATTGTCATGGTGTTTGCACCAGAAACATAACCTAGATATTAGTCTGAGTTAAACGAAATCAAAATGTTTCTGAAGCAGAAAGATACCATAAACCAAGATCTTTTCTATTCTTCtgataaatttcaaattttatatgcTTTCTGCagaaaatttcatcattaTTAGTCAAACATATTTTTCCTGTAACCCATTTAGAGATATCATATGATTAAGTACCAAAAACTTGAGCACAATTCGAAGTCTTCTCATATACAAGAAATgctaaaaataatcaaatcttGCAATGAGGAGAAAACTGACCAATGAAACTGTGAGCCAAGCCCGTTCCAGAAGAGCTGATAAAGCTCTACCAATGGCAGCTTGACCAGATGCCTGCTTTTCCCTTGAGACATTTTCTTCAACCTCTTCAAGCATGAAGTTTTCCCAAGATTGAGCCATCAATGCTAATGCTTCAAAGCCACGTACAACCACCTACCATAAATGCACTTCAGTTAATCAACCAAGTCACTGATGCCCGATGACAATATACAATCCATTTTCAAACACAATCTGCCAGTAATAAATGTATTCAAAGGTCCaaaattaaagcaaacacTTTTGGCTTTTAACTTCTTGGCAGAAACCCAAATGTTAGGTAGGAACTCTGCTTCTTTAACTCTTAAATGCAAATGCACAACTtgcagaattaaaattttaataaaaacaaaacaaaacggAGTAAAATGTACCAGCCTAGCTGCAGGAATTCATACTTACATGAGGCCATGGCTCCATGCTAGGATGTATGGACTTTGAGATGGCATCAACCAATGATGAAATAATATGAGGAATATGAACTActatattttcatttcctgCCTCCACCACAGAATTTAGAAGCTgaaataaaatgatgttttcttcatcttcatttcCAATCCTACTAATTACAACTTGAAGAAGAGGTAACCACTCAGGTGGCAGATACTCATTCTGAAAAAGACAGGTGAGACATCAGCACCACATTAAAATGCATTGCAGCACTAAGGATTGACTAAGAAACCTACTTCAAGAAGCCCAGCAATTGCCCCTGCAGCAGCTACTCGCACAGGGTAACAAGAAGTATCCTCTTTATCAGGCATTGCCAATGCCTTGAGCAACGAAGAATAGATGTCTGCACTCATCTCCTGAAAACAGTACAATCTCAGAAAGTGAGATTTATTTAGTCATTGCATGTTATAAATAGCCAAGCAAGAGGAAAATTAACATAATAGGGTAAGCAAATAGGTGATTGCAATTGAATGGTTAAACCAACAAAAAGCTTTGGTCTGGATAAAGTAGTAGAACAGATGGAACTAATAAGAAACTGTCTCACTTCAGGCAGACATGATGCAAGCTCCCCAAGTACCCAACTTGCAGCAGCAACCAAGTATGGTGGGCAGACAGAAACGGAAAACAATGGTAGCACCCGAGTATGGACCAAAGTTGTTGTATATGTAGGTTTTTGCTCCCTTAGAAACTGTTATGTAGAATTATCAATTACAAGCATTAATCGTAAATTtcattaccaaaaaaaaagttaatggTAAGATTTGTCAATAATGAAACAGAACAGCTAGATTTGCTTACATCCTGCAGGCCACCATATGCCATCAGAACACCGAAATAACTGCCATGATTGACACAgttaaaaaatgagaaagattAAAATGTCCAGTAAGAACAATGATGATGCAGAAAGGATGGGTAAAGCAGaagaaaattaacaaaattataacttccaatgaaaaagaaggaaaagaaaggaatatcaaccaacagaaaataaaacatttatgGCAAATGCTTCCGTTTCTCTTGCTGATGAAGAAAGATGAAAAGGGGaatagatagatagatagatagatatGTTCATTGACTcactctttcaaaattctagGATCAGAAGTGGTAGCATCTGAAGgaatgggaaattttgataAACATGGAAGCACCAACGACTCCCCAATAGAATGCTGATTGTTTCTCTTATTCTTTTCGCCTTTCTTGCGCTTCGTTGAAGCTGAAGAGCCATTATTAGAACTCCCAATTGGAGGCCCCTGTATGCAAACAAAACATTAAATAGCAATTCTATcaagataaaaatatgttgaaaacaattaTCAAGGACTATCTAGCACCAACCTTTGACATTGAAATAACACCAAGTAAGTTTATTGCACTTTTTCTGGCCGTAAATAAATCCTCCCTCCATCCAGAAATTTCTTCCTAGATACAAATAAAAAGTGCTGATATAAAAGCCAATCAACTGGAGAATATATCATTTGATATGGTCATGATTCACTTGCTTATGACCCAATATGAggggataaaaaaaaaaggatgtgATGACAGACAAAGG is drawn from Theobroma cacao cultivar B97-61/B2 chromosome 4, Criollo_cocoa_genome_V2, whole genome shotgun sequence and contains these coding sequences:
- the LOC18603739 gene encoding pectinesterase inhibitor 1, with translation MSAHNAAFLLPLMAMVWLWHLSYPSSAITSNFLNGMCDETLNPGFCKTTLGKQSRIKEANVQKLAVISILLATAQARLNEHLVQELFNNEKDEVTKSHLSDCLSDYNVTLGKLKIAYRLSDKMEYKGMQKQVNDALKMSKKCEYRFTKEPPRPSPLTDYNNKMVWLNDIARVILNYLND
- the LOC18603740 gene encoding dehydrogenase/reductase SDR family member on chromosome X isoform X2; translated protein: METMIKELKEALRFVLSVEFWRMGVLWTISLLASYLQLYTNRLFSRKAQSYPRCHPPISPSLRPVCVITGATSGLGAAAAHALSREGFYVVLVGRSSHSLSKIMTDVKTQNEDARVKAFQLLINNAGILATSSRFTPEGYDQMLGTNYIGAFCLTTFLLPLLKRSPVPSRIVNVTSFTHRNVFDVQVDQESVSGACFLRSGQYPFARIYEYSKLYLLLFSYELHQQLGLMDKPCHVSVTAADPGVVKTNIMREVPSRLSQLAFEVLKLLGLLQSPENGVSSILDAALAPPEASGVYFFGGKGRTLNSSALSHNIKLAKELWTTSYSLFLEASLASKETSSSMSDNLS
- the LOC18603740 gene encoding dehydrogenase/reductase SDR family member on chromosome X isoform X1; protein product: METMIKELKEALRFVLSVEFWRMGVLWTISLLASYLQLYTNRLFSRKAQSYPRCHPPISPSLRPVCVITGATSGLGAAAAHALSREGFYVVLVGRSSHSLSKIMTDVKTQNEDARVKAFQVDLSSFHSILEFKGSLQQWLLDCKMHSSVQLLINNAGILATSSRFTPEGYDQMLGTNYIGAFCLTTFLLPLLKRSPVPSRIVNVTSFTHRNVFDVQVDQESVSGACFLRSGQYPFARIYEYSKLYLLLFSYELHQQLGLMDKPCHVSVTAADPGVVKTNIMREVPSRLSQLAFEVLKLLGLLQSPENGVSSILDAALAPPEASGVYFFGGKGRTLNSSALSHNIKLAKELWTTSYSLFLEASLASKETSSSMSDNLS
- the LOC18603741 gene encoding importin beta-like SAD2 produces the protein MDVFQIAQLLNQTLSPDGDVVRSSTEALDRLSSLPHFPFALLSIAAGGENQGQRVAASTYLKNFARRNIEVHDGSSSKVSTEFKGQLMRTLLQAEPSVLKVLVEAFRIIVVAEFVKQNSWPELVPELRSAIQSSNFISNGANCEWSTVNALTVLHALVRPFQYFLNPKVAKEPVPPHLELIAKEILAPLMTVFHHIVEKAIATHSRTELETEKVLLLICKCLYFSVRSYMPSAVAAFLPSFSHGLIRILGSLSLDHDDTSEDEYLLRLKTGKRALLIFCCLTTRHWKYSDKLMPDIINSVLKIVNCSSNVSKLDFLSERIISLAFDVVSHVLETGPGWRLVSPHFSFLLESAIFPALVLNEKDILEWEEDAEEYIRKNLPSELEEISGWREDLFTARKSAINLLGVISMSKGPPIGSSNNGSSASTKRKKGEKNKRNNQHSIGESLVLPCLSKFPIPSDATTSDPRILKDYFGVLMAYGGLQDFLREQKPTYTTTLVHTRVLPLFSVSVCPPYLVAAASWVLGELASCLPEEMSADIYSSLLKALAMPDKEDTSCYPVRVAAAGAIAGLLENEYLPPEWLPLLQVVISRIGNEDEENIILFQLLNSVVEAGNENIVVHIPHIISSLVDAISKSIHPSMEPWPHVVVRGFEALALMAQSWENFMLEEVEENVSREKQASGQAAIGRALSALLERAWLTVSLEAEASPPPSCIDHSSTLLQSIIRSVTGSHVIVELKLSELLVVWADLISDWHAWEESEDMSVFDCIKEVVSLHSKYRLENFIVRQMPPAPAPPVPQRSITEAISSFVSEAILQYPSATWRACSCVHILLHVPNYSCETEGVKQSLAVVFSRAAFSRFRGVRSKPCSLWKPLLLAIASCYLYYPDTVEAILEKEGDGGFAMWASALALCSSELGLSAKSEIKLMVMTLAKMIERLLGVGNPSDGLLRDCFNSLIETSVQLKGLDEEMEDEQNDGESEDDDNDDDDEEIQDDDEESESELEETEEQFLERYAQAASALENDIVEGDVEDEDLEIELGTLEEVDEQRIILSLIGRYQHALIQGQALSSQLVSNFINAFPDSSFFFQQSM